In a genomic window of Vigna angularis cultivar LongXiaoDou No.4 chromosome 6, ASM1680809v1, whole genome shotgun sequence:
- the LOC108342561 gene encoding cysteine-rich receptor-like protein kinase 2, whose translation MVEVKLVGLSLLWLWSWWSLEGVEGDPQLFLLKWDCSGFIAPNLSNFNKNLNASFADLRDQLSNQRKHFATAQATAGTDPVYAMFQCRNYLSDTDCAACLSAAVTKIRNCSAGANGARVVYDGCFLRYESNDFFDQIFSRSSILCGNQTADGSTDFGAVGEQVLIDLRIGTPKIRGYFAATKTKVAGGAIYAFAQCAETLSQDTCLDCLSVEQSSIQGCLPSTEGRAFDPGCFMRYSETPFFADNQTIDISPFLKQGGGGGGGSSKKWIIIGGCVGGALLVVILISLFPWHKRSQSPKRVPTNNVLGASELKGATKFKYSELKAATRNFSEKNILGEGGFGAVYKGTMKNGKVVAVKKLFSGNSSEIDDNFESEVTLVSNVHHRNLVRLLGCCSKGQEKILVYEYMANNSLDKFLFGNRKGSLNWKQRYEIVLGTARGLAYLHEEFYVSIIHRDIKSGNVLLDGQLQPKISDFGLVKLLPGDQSHLRTKVAGTLGYTAPEYVLHGQLSKKADTYSYGIVVLEIVSGQRCTDVKSVDGSHEYLLRRAWDLYEKGMELELVDKSLGPNSYDIEELKKVIGIALLCTQPSAGMRPAMSEVVVLLSSNDFLEDMRPSMPIFIESNGRPPRDISASTASSVSNASASNSIVPAR comes from the exons ATGGTGGAAGTGAAGCTTGTAGGGTTGAGCTTGTTGTGGTTGTGGTCATGGTGGAGCTTAGAGGGCGTAGAAGGAGACCCTCAACTCTTTCTACTGAAATGGGATTGCAGCGGATTCATTGCACCCAACTTATCCAACTTCAACAAAAACCTTAACGCAAGTTTTGCAGATCTGCGAGATCAGCTCAGCAACCAAAGGAAGCACTTTGCCACTGCACAAGCAACCGCCGGAACAGATCCTGTCTATGCTATGTTTCAGTGCAGAAACTACCTCTCCGACACTGACTGCGCCGCCTGCTTATCTGCCGCCGTCACCAAAATTCGCAACTGCTCCGCCGGAGCCAACGGTGCCCGTGTCGTTTATGACGGTTGCTTCCTCAG GTACGAGAGCAACGACTTCTTCGACCAGATCTTTTCTCGCAGCAGCATACTGTGTGGAAATCAGACTGCAGACGGAAGCACTGATTTTGGCGCAGTTGGAGAACAAGTGCTGATAGATCTACGAATCGGAACACCCAAAATCAGAGGCTACTTTGCAGCCACCAAAACAAAAGTGGCTGGTGGTGCAATCTATGCCTTTGCACAATGTGCTGAAACTCTCTCACAAGACACTTGTTTGGATTGTTTGTCAGTTGAACAGAGCAGTATACAAGGTTGTCTTCCCAGTACTGAAGGTAGAGCATTCGACCCTGGCTGCTTTATGAGATACTCAGAGACACCCTTCTTTGCTGATAACCAAACCATTGACATCAGTCCCTTCTTAAAACAAG gaggaggaggaggaggtggttCAAGCAAGAAGTGGATTATTATTGGTGGTTGTGTTGGAGGTGCACTTCTTGTTGTgatccttatttcattatttccCTGGCATAAAAGATCGCAAAGTCCCAAGAGAGTTCCCACAA ATAACGTTTTGGGAGCATCTGAGTTGAAAGGTGCAACCAAGTTCAAGTATAGTGAATTGAAAGCTGCAACAAGAAATTTTAGTGAGAAAAACATACTAGGAGAAGGAGGCTTTGGCGCTGTATACAAG GGGACAATGAAGAATGGAAAAGTTGTTGcagtcaaaaaattattttcaggAAATTCCAGCGAGATAGAtgacaattttgaaagtgaagTAACGCTTGTAAGTAATGTTCATCACAGAAATCTGGTTCGACTCCTTGGATGTTGCAGCAAAGGCCAAGAAAAAATCCTTGTTTATGAATACATGGCAAACAACAGTCTTGACAAATTCTTATTTG GTAACAGAAAAGGTTCACTCAACTGGAAACAACGCTATGAAATAGTTTTGGGCACAGCAAGGGGATTGGCCTATCTACATGAGGAATTCTATGTGTCTATCATACATAGAGATATTAAGAGTGGCAATGTCCTCTTGGATGGACAGCTTCAACCCAAAATTTCTGATTTTGGTTTGGTGAAGCTCCTACCAGGGGACCAATCCCATCTCAGAACAAAAGTTGCAGGAACATT GGGATACACAGCACCGGAGTATGTACTCCATGGTCAGTTATCAAAAAAGGCTGATACATACAGCTATGGAATTGTAGTACTTGAAATCGTAAGTGGTCAAAGGTGTACTGATGTGAAGAGTGTTGATGGTAGCCATGAATACCTTCTTCGACGA GCATGGGACTTGTATGAGAAAGGCATGGAGTTGGAGTTGGTGGACAAAAGCTTAGGCCCTAATAGCTATGATatagaagaattgaaaaaaGTTATAGGCATTGCTTTGTTGTGCACTCAACCATCGGCTGGTATGAGACCAGCTATGTCTGAAGTAGTGGTGCTGCTCAGCAGCAATGACTTTCTTGAGGATATGAGACCTTCAATGCCTATCTTTATTGAATCGAATGGAAGACCCCCAAGAGATATCTCTGCCTCCACTGCTTCCTCTGTGTCTAATGCCAGTGCTTCCAATTCTATAGTACCTGCTAGATGA
- the LOC108342747 gene encoding cold-responsive protein kinase 1 yields MMLQLKVVALILIWWSSNAVEDAVAGPDAHLVNIGCSSFNASDLRSFFANINETFSDMREEIRNQSKHFGTVQKAREQVLTYAMFQCRNYLSKNDCLSCFNTATTQIRNCSSGNGARVIYDGCFLRYESNRFYDQTNEIGSGVSCGNISSTVTDFRAAGQQALMDLQTAVPKTGDFYAATKTLVAGGSAVYAVAQCVETATQINCQNCMQVGYNNLQSCLPNTEGRAYDAGCFMRYSTTPFFADNQTINIAPYLKKGNSRKKWGIIGGATGGVVLLLLLFGWRMSRKRNQIPRGDILGATELKGPVNYKYNDLKAATKNFSAENKLGEGGFGDVYKGTLKNGKVVAVKKLVLGKSSNMEDNFEGEVKLISNVHHRNLVRLLGCCSKSQERILVYEYMANKSLDKFLFGNKKGSLNWKQRYDIILGTARGLAYLHEEFHVSIIHRDIKTANILLDDVFQPKIADFGLARLLPEDRSHLSTKFAGTLGYTAPEYAMHGQLSEKADTYSYGIVVLEIVSGQKSTDVKNDEDGEYLLRRAWKLHERGMYLDLVDKAIDPNEYDVEEVQNIIEIALLCTQASASTRPTMTEVVMLLKSKNLLAHLRPTMPVFVETNMIPREGNSTSSSNATASISVPSAR; encoded by the exons ATGATGCTGCAACTTAAGGTTGTGGCCTTGATTTTGATATGGTGGAGCAGTAATGCTGTTGAAGATGCAGTTGCAGGCCCAGATGCACATTTAGTAAACATAGGGTGCAGCTCGTTCAATGCTTCCGATTTGCGTAGCTTCTTTGCAAATATCAATGAAACCTTTTCAGACATGAGAGAAGAGATTAGAAATCAAAGCAAGCACTTTGGAACAGTACAGAAAGCAAGAGAACAAGTGCTGACATACGCTATGTTTCAGTGCAGAAACTATCTCTCGAAAAATGACTGTCTTTCTTGCTTCAACACTGCCACCACCCAGATCCGCAACTGCTCCAGCGGCAACGGCGCCAGAGTCATCTACGATGGCTGCTTCCTCAG ATATGAGAGTAACAGGTTCTACGATCAGACCAACGAAATTGGCAGTGGGGTATCATGTGGGAACATAAGTTCAACTGTCACTGATTTTAGAGCAGCTGGACAACAAGCCCTAATGGACCTCCAAACAGCAGTACCCAAAACTGGAGATTTTTATGCAGCTACGAAGACACTGGTGGCTGGTGGTAGTGCAGTTTATGCTGTTGCACAGTGTGTTGAAACTGCCACTCAGATTAATTGTCAGAATTGCATGCAAGTTGGATACAACAACTTACAAAGTTGTCTTCCCAACACAGAGGGTAGAGCCTATGATGCTGGCTGTTTCATGAGATACTCCACCACACCTTTCTTTGCTGATAATCAGACTATTAATATTGCACCCTATTTGAAAAAAG GAAATTCAAGAAAGAAGTGGGGAATTATAGGCGGTGCTACAGGaggtgttgttcttcttcttttgttgtttgGCTGGAGAATGTCAAGGAAAAGAAACCAGATTCCCAGAG GTGACATATTGGGAGCGACTGAGTTGAAAGGTCCAGTTAACTACAAGTATAATGATTTGAAAGCAGCAACCAAAAATTTCAGTGCTGAAAACAAACTTGGAGAAGGAGGTTTTGGTGATGTATACAAG GGTACTCtgaaaaatggaaaagttgTTGCCGTAAAAAAGCTAGTTTTGGGGAAATCAAGCAACATGGAGGATAATTTTGAAGGGGAAGTGAAGCTTATAAGCAATGTTCATCACAGAAATCTCGTTAGGCTTCTTGGTTGCTGCAGCAAAAGCCAAGAAAGAATCTTAGTTTATGAATACATGGCAAATAAAAGTCTTGACAAATTCTTATTCG GTAACAAAAAGGGTTCCCTCAATTGGAAACAACGCTATGATATAATATTAGGCACAGCAAGAGGACTGGCATATCTGCATGAAGAGTTCCACGTCTCCATCATACATAGAGATATCAAGACTGCTAACATCCTTCTAGATGATGTTTTTCAGCCCAAAATTGCTGATTTTGGGTTGGCAAGGCTTCTCCCAGAGGATCGTTCTCATCTTAGCACAAAATTTGCAGGAACTTT GGGATACACAGCACCTGAGTATGCAATGCATGGTCAATTATCAGAGAAGGCTGATACCTACAGCTATGGTATTGTAGTCCTAGAAATAGTAAGTGGCCAAAAGAGTACAGATGTGAAGAATGATGAGGATGGTGAATACCTTCTTCGACGA GCATGGAAACTGCATGAAAGAGGCATGTACTTGGACCTGGTAGACAAGGCAATAGACCCTAATGAATATGACGTAGAAGAAGTGCAAAATATCATAGAAATTGCTTTGTTATGCACTCAGGCTTCAGCTTCAACGAGGCCTACAATGACTGAAGTGGTAATGCTACTGAAAAGCAAGAACTTATTGGCGCACCTTCGACCAACTATGCCTGTGTTTGTTGAAACAAATATGATCCCTCGGGAAGGCAACTCTACCAGTTCATCTAATGCTACTGCCTCCATTTCTGTTCCCTCAGCTCGATGA
- the LOC108342714 gene encoding cold-responsive protein kinase 1 yields MLGLVKLLALTLIWWSSSVEHADAATQKTRLINTGCSPFNASNARSFLANVNDSFSEMRAEVSNQSKLFGTSQKSRGGTLTYTMFQCRNYLSKNDCLSCFDTASTQIRNCSKANGARVIYNDCFLRYESERFYQQTNELGSGVTCGNTSLKTTRDFKVVGQQALTEIQTATPKTKGFYAATKTQVDDGSAIYAIAQCVETAAESDCLKCMQVAYNNLQSCLPNTDGTAYDAGCFMRYSTTPFFAANQTIDIRSYLKQGSSGKKGGIIGGVVGGFVLLLILFFVWRMSRKRNKVHRGDILGATELRGPVNYKYNDLKAATKNFSAENKLGEGGFGAVYKGTLKNGKIVAIKKLVLGKSSKMEDDFEGEVKLISNVHHRNLVRLLGCCSKGEERILVYEYMANSSLDRFLFGAKGSLNWQQRYDIILGTARGLAYLHEEFHVSIIHRDIKTGNILLDDDLQPKIADFGLARLLPGDRSHLSTKFAGTLGYTAPEYAMHGQLSEKADTYSYGIVVLEIISGQKSTDVKNEEECREYLLQRAWKLYERGLQLELVDEAIDPNEYDAEEVKKIIEIALLCTQASAASRPTMSEVVVLLKSKSLMEHMRPTMPVFVDTNMINREGNSASSSNATVSISVLSAR; encoded by the exons ATGTTAGGACTAGTGAAGCTATTGGCCTTAACTTTGATATGGTGGAGCAGTAGTGTTGAACATGCAGATGCAGCAACACAGAAAACACGTCTAATAAACACAGGGTGCAGCCCATTCAACGCTTCCAACGCGCGCAGCTTCTTAGCAAATGTCAATGATTCATTTTCAGAGATGAGAGCAGAAGTTAGCAACCAAAGCAAACTCTTTGGCACATCACAGAAATCAAGGGGAGGGACCCTCACATATACAATGTTTCAATGCAGAAACTATCTCTCCAAAAATGATTGTCTTTCTTGCTTCGACACTGCCTCCACCCAAATCCGCAACTGCTCCAAAGCCAATGGCGCCAGAGTTATCTACAACGATTGCTTCCTCAG GTACGAGAGCGAGAGGTTCTACCAACAGACCAACGAACTTGGCAGTGGGGTAACGTGTGGGAACACCAGTTTAAAAACCACTCGTGATTTTAAAGTAGTTGGACAACAGGCACTCACGGAGATTCAAACAGCAACACCTAAAACTAAAGGGTTTTATGCAGCTACCAAGACACAGGTGGATGATGGTTCTGCAATTTATGCCATTGCACAGTGTGTTGAAACTGCCGCAGAAAGTGATTGTTTGAAATGCATGCAAGTTGCATACAATAACTTACAGAGTTGCCTTCCCAACACAGATGGTACAGCATATGATGCAGGCTGTTTTATGAGATACTCCACCACACCTTTCTTTGCTGCTAATCAAACCATTGATATTCGATCCTACTTAAAACAAG GAAGTTCAGGAAAGAAGGGGGGAATTATAGGTGGTGTTGTAGGAGGTTTTGTTCTCCTCCTAATTCTGTTCTTTGTCTGGAGGATGTCTAGAAAAAGAAACAAGGTTCACAGAG GTGACATATTGGGAGCAACTGAGTTAAGAGGACCAGTTAACTACAAATATAATGATTTGAAAgctgcaactaaaaatttcagTGCTGAAAATAAACTTGGAGAAGGAGGTTTTGGTGCTGTATACAAG GGTACtctaaaaaatggaaaaattgttGCCATAAAGAAATTAGTGTTGGGAAAATCAAGCAAGATGGAGGATGATTTTGAAGGTGAAGTGAAACTTATAAGCAATGTTCATCATCGGAATCTCGTTAGACTTCTTGGTTGCTGCAGTAAAGGGGAAGAGAGAATTCTGGTATACGAGTACATGGCAAATAGTAGCCTTGACAGATTCTTATTTG GTGCTAAAGGTTCCCTCAATTGGCAACAACGTTACGATATAATTTTGGGCACAGCAAGAGGACTAGCATATTTACATGAAGAGTTCCATGTGTCCATCATACACAGAGATATAAAGACAGGCAATATCTTGCTAGATGATGATCTTCAACCCAAAATTGCTGATTTTGGTTTGGCAAGGCTTCTGCCAGGGGATCGTTCCCATCTCAGCACAAAATTTGCAGGAACATT GGGATACACAGCACCTGAGTATGCAATGCATGGTCAATTATCAGAGAAGGCTGATACCTACAGCTATGGTATTGTAGTTCTAGAAATTATAAGTGGTCAAAAGAGTACTGATGTGAAGAATGAGGAGGAATGTCGTGAATACCTTCTTCAACGA GCTTGGAAACTGTATGAGAGAGGCCTGCAGTTGGAGCTTGTGGACGAGGCCATAGACCCTAATGAGTATGATGCAGAAGAAGTAAAGAAAATCATAGAAATTGCGTTGTTGTGCACTCAGGCATCTGCAGCAAGTAGGCCAACAATGTCTGAAGTAGTAGTGCTACTCAAAAGCAAGAGCTTAATGGAGCACATGCGACCAACTATGCCTGTGTTTGTTGACACCAATATGATAAATAGGGAAGGCAACTCTGCTAGTTCATCTAATGCCACTGTCTCCATTTCTGTTCTATCAGCTCGATGA